The segment CCACAGCCCAGCGCGCGGGGAGCGTCGCCTCAAACCATCACGATCGAGCAAGGCATCCGCGCGGCCGGCGTCGGCCGGTTCCAGTATCGGCTCTTCGTCATCTTCGGCCTGGTCTGGCTGGCTGACGCGATGCAGGTGCTGTCGATCGGCTTCACCGCGCCGTCGATTGCGGCGACCTTTGGCATTCCCGTACCGACCGCGCTGCAGACCGGGACGATGTTCTTTGTCGGCATGCTGATCGGCGCTTTCGTGTTCGGCCGGCTGGCTGACAGGATCGGCCGCCGGCCCGTGCTGATGATGGCGGTGGTCATCGACGCCATCTGCGGTGTCGCTTCCGCTTTCGCACCGGACTTCCAGTGGCTGCTGTTGCTGCGCTTCCTGACCGGCATCGGCGTCGGCGGCACGCTGCCCGTCGACTACACCATGATGGCCGAGTTCCTGCCCTCGGACCGGCGCGGTCGCTGGCTGGTCCTGCTGGAGTCGTTCTGGGCCGTCGGCACGATCCTGCTCGCCATTCTTGCGCTGATCGCCGTGTCGCGAGGCAATGATGCCTGGCGGCTGATCTTCCTCGTCACGGGCATCCCGGCCCTGGTCGGCGTGGTGTTCCGCTTCTTTGTTCCCGAGTCTCCGCTCTACCTGAATAAATCGGGTCGCTCGGCCGAGGCGCGCGCGGTGCTGCAGCGTGTCGCCACCGCCAATCGCGTGTCCGTTGAAATCGGCAACCTGGAGCCGCAGCCTATGGAGCGCAAGTCGGTCTTTGCGCTGTTCGCGCGCGGCTGCCGGCGCCGCACCATCTGCCTGCTTGCCGCCTGGGCGCTTATTTCGATCGCCTACTACGGCGTCTTCGTCTATCTGCCGGTCAAGCTGGCGGGCCAGGGCTTTGGCTTCATGCGCGGCCAGGTCTTCCTGATCGTGCTCGCGCTGGTGCAGCTCCCCGGGTTCGCGCTGGCCGCGCACGGCGTCGAGCGCTGGGGCCGCAAGCCGACCCTGATCGGCTTCCTGCTGCTCAGCGCGGCAGGCTGCATGCTCTACAGCCTGGGTACGTCCACCGCGCTTATCGTCGGCTCGACCCTGCTGATGAGCTTCTCGCTGCTCGGTACCTGGGGCGCCCTCTACGCCTTCACGCCCGAGGTGTACCCGACTGACCTGCGGGCCAGCGGGATGGGCACTGCGGGTGCGATGGCGCGCTTTGGCGGCCTGTTCGCGCCGTCCATCATTGCACCGATCATGGCCAGCCAGTTCACCCTCGCCCTGGCGCTGCTTTCGTCATTTCTTGCCGTGGCGGCGATCGCCATCTACATGGTGGATATCGAGTCGAAGAACCGCGCGCTTGACTAGCGCAAGGCGCCGCCGGACGCTCCCGGCGGTTCAGGGAGCCCGCCGGCGGCGCTGGCGTGGGCGGGTCCCGGAAGCGAAGCCACGGGCAGGGCGGCCCGCTTCCATTACAATCCGGCTGCAACGGCGCGGCGCGCTGGTCGACCCGATCTCGCCGCCCGCTTCACCTGCTTGCCCCTATCCCGCCGAGCCCTCGCCGCCAGCCATGAAACAAGACCCGCGCTTTCCCAACCTGTTCATCCTCGACCACCCGCTGATCCAGCACAAGCTCTCGCACATGCGCGACAAGGAAACGTCGACGCGCACCTTCCGCGAACTGCTGCGCGAGATCACGCTGCTGATGGGCTATGAGATCACCCGCAACCTGCCGCTGACCACGCGCCGCATCGAGACG is part of the Cupriavidus necator genome and harbors:
- a CDS encoding MFS transporter; protein product: MSSSISSMATTTIPEVTLGASPQPSARGASPQTITIEQGIRAAGVGRFQYRLFVIFGLVWLADAMQVLSIGFTAPSIAATFGIPVPTALQTGTMFFVGMLIGAFVFGRLADRIGRRPVLMMAVVIDAICGVASAFAPDFQWLLLLRFLTGIGVGGTLPVDYTMMAEFLPSDRRGRWLVLLESFWAVGTILLAILALIAVSRGNDAWRLIFLVTGIPALVGVVFRFFVPESPLYLNKSGRSAEARAVLQRVATANRVSVEIGNLEPQPMERKSVFALFARGCRRRTICLLAAWALISIAYYGVFVYLPVKLAGQGFGFMRGQVFLIVLALVQLPGFALAAHGVERWGRKPTLIGFLLLSAAGCMLYSLGTSTALIVGSTLLMSFSLLGTWGALYAFTPEVYPTDLRASGMGTAGAMARFGGLFAPSIIAPIMASQFTLALALLSSFLAVAAIAIYMVDIESKNRALD